One genomic region from Dehalobacter restrictus DSM 9455 encodes:
- the ilvC gene encoding ketol-acid reductoisomerase — protein sequence MAKMYYDQDADMGLLKGKTIAVMGWGSQGHAQSQNLKDSGLNVIVGLRKNSPRWKEAEEAGLTVMTVAEAAAKADLIQILLPDETQSRIYREEIEPSLTAGKVLCFSHGFNIHFGQIVPPANVDVIMIAPKSPGHLVRRTYTEGAGTPGLIAVYQDATGNAHQIGLAYAKGIGCTRTGLIETTFAEETETDLFGEQAVLCGGASELVRAGFDTLVEAGYQPEIAYFECLHELKLIVDLMYEGGISRMRYSVSDTAQYGDLMVGRRIITEETRKEMKKVLSEIQNGEFARKWLSENQVGRPVFNAMTRRDAEHKIEKVGQELRSMMPWLKKK from the coding sequence ATGGCTAAAATGTATTATGATCAAGATGCTGATATGGGACTGCTGAAAGGAAAAACGATTGCGGTAATGGGTTGGGGAAGCCAGGGTCATGCTCAATCCCAAAACCTTAAAGATTCCGGTTTGAACGTGATTGTGGGCTTGCGTAAAAACAGCCCGAGATGGAAAGAAGCCGAAGAAGCCGGTCTGACGGTGATGACAGTCGCTGAAGCCGCAGCCAAAGCGGACCTGATTCAAATCCTTCTGCCTGATGAGACCCAGAGCAGGATCTACCGGGAAGAAATCGAACCATCGCTCACTGCGGGCAAAGTACTCTGTTTTTCACACGGTTTTAACATTCACTTTGGTCAAATCGTGCCGCCGGCTAATGTCGATGTGATCATGATCGCTCCGAAGAGCCCGGGACATCTGGTGCGCCGGACTTACACTGAGGGCGCAGGAACTCCGGGACTGATCGCCGTCTATCAGGATGCTACCGGTAATGCGCATCAGATCGGTCTCGCTTATGCCAAAGGGATCGGCTGTACCCGCACAGGGCTGATTGAAACCACGTTTGCTGAAGAGACCGAAACCGATTTATTCGGTGAACAGGCAGTACTTTGCGGCGGTGCGTCCGAATTGGTCCGCGCCGGTTTTGATACACTTGTAGAAGCCGGTTATCAGCCGGAAATCGCTTACTTTGAGTGTCTGCATGAATTGAAATTAATTGTCGACCTGATGTATGAAGGCGGAATCAGCCGGATGCGCTACTCCGTTTCCGATACAGCCCAGTACGGGGATCTGATGGTCGGCAGACGCATCATTACGGAAGAAACCCGCAAGGAAATGAAGAAGGTCCTTTCCGAAATCCAGAATGGGGAGTTTGCCCGCAAATGGCTCTCCGAAAATCAGGTTGGCCGTCCGGTCTTCAATGCCATGACCCGCAGGGATGCCGAACATAAAATTGAAAAAGTCGGTCAGGAACTCCGTTCCATGATGCCGTGGCTGAAGAAGAAATAA
- the ilvN gene encoding acetolactate synthase small subunit — translation MLHTLAVMVENDPGVLARVSGLFSRRGYNIYSLTVCQTENPDLSMMTIVVEGDSQVIEQVTKQLHKLVVVHKVTNLSQESVVNRELALIRVKVKSDTRLEVLQTVDIFRGRVVDMGKNNLTIELTGDEDKIDAFVRTMRSYGILELVRTGKIVIARSDN, via the coding sequence ATGCTGCATACACTCGCAGTAATGGTTGAAAATGATCCGGGGGTCCTGGCAAGGGTATCAGGCCTGTTTTCCCGGCGGGGCTACAATATCTACAGCCTGACGGTATGTCAGACTGAAAATCCGGACCTTTCCATGATGACGATCGTGGTCGAGGGTGACAGCCAGGTCATTGAACAGGTCACCAAGCAGCTGCATAAATTGGTTGTCGTCCATAAGGTGACCAATCTGAGCCAGGAGTCCGTGGTGAACAGGGAGCTGGCCCTGATCCGGGTCAAGGTTAAATCGGATACCCGGCTCGAAGTACTCCAAACGGTAGACATCTTCAGGGGCAGAGTCGTTGATATGGGCAAAAATAACCTAACGATCGAGCTTACCGGGGATGAAGATAAGATCGATGCGTTTGTCAGAACGATGCGATCTTACGGCATTCTCGAACTTGTCAGAACCGGTAAAATTGTGATTGCCCGATCTGATAATTAA